The Onychostoma macrolepis isolate SWU-2019 chromosome 20, ASM1243209v1, whole genome shotgun sequence nucleotide sequence atatatatatatatatatatatatatatatatatatatatatatatatatatatatatatatatatatatatatatatatatatatatatatatatatatatatatatatatatatatatatatatatatatatatatatatatatatatatatatatatagaagtgTGTTAATTAATTGTGTTATTGCAACAGACCATTAACACTAATCAGCTCTTTGTGTACAACACAGCAGGATGAAGGTGAAAGTGATCTTCCCAGGCAAGATCAAAGTGTGCTTCAGGAAAGGACCAACTGGATATCTGAGACAAGATCCCTCAGATGAAGCCAAGAGGATCAAAGACAACCCCAATCTCCAGGACAAATCATCCCCTCAAAGTGAAGACAAGGTCAAGGAGAATGCCCACTCTGTTGTCTTCATGAGAGGAGGAGATGTGTCAGACAGACAGGAGGTGCTGGGAGAGTATGTGCTTCAGTTTGGAAAGTACAAAGGCAAGTCATTCCGGTGGCTGCTAGAGAATGATGTAGGCTATACCATATTCTTGACTAAGAAGGttgaggaggaggagagagccGGACAGTTTAAACCAGAGGGTCCCAAGAAGGACAGCCTACTTTCATTCCTTGAGTACAGTAGAAGCTTCCAGGAAATCGAGGACCTCATAAAGTATTTAGCTGGAAGATCAGTGGCTCCACCTGTGAGGAATGAAGAAGACAACTTGGTTGGCTTTGGGATTAATGCAGACAAGACTTGGAGGGATATTTGGGAGAGCAGAGCAGATGGATATGCTGCATTCATCCTCAAGAAACAGTGTGTTCCAGGCAGCAAAATGTATCGGCTGCAGCAGTACCTCACCCAGAAAAAGAGCCAGCTTCAGAGTGTTTCAGCGGAACTTGCTTCTGCTGGCCTCGCAGCATCTGCCTCTCATCCTCCAGGTTTGTTGACAGTACAGTTGTGTATATATTAGGTCAAAttgaaatatgtaaatgtagGATGACATATGATTTGCATCTTTGGTTTtatgctttgtttgacagaaatgGAGGATGATGAAGAATTGGAGAGAATGATGCTTTCTATATCCCCATCCAAACTCCAAGGCCAACTGAGTAAGAAAACCTCACACAGACATAGGTGCATGTGTGCTCAcaggcgcacacacacacacacacacacacacacacacacacacacacacacacacacacacacacacacacacacacacacacacacacacacacacacacacacacacacacacacacacacacacacacacacacacacacacacacacacacacacacacacacacacacacacacacacacacacacacacacacacacacacacacacacacacacacacacacacacacacacacacacacacacacacacacacacacacacacacacacacacacacacacacacacacacacacacacacacacacacacacacacacacacacacacacacacacacacacacacacacacacacacacacacacacacacacacacacacacacacacacacacacacacacacacacacacacacacacacacacacacacacacacacacacacacacacacacacacacacacacacacacacacacacacacacacacacacacacacacacacacacacacacacacacacacacacacacacacacacacacacacacacacacacacacacacacacacacacacacacacacacacacacacacacacacacacacacacacacacacacacacacacacacacacacacacacacacacacacacacacacacacacacacacacacacacacacacacacacacacacacacacacacacacacacacacacacacacacacacacacacacacacacacacacacacacacacacacacacacacacacacacacacacacacacacacacacacacacacacacacacacacacacacacacacacacacacacacacacacacacacacacacacacacacacacacacacacacacacacacacacacacacacacacacacacacacacacacacacacacacacacacacacacacacacacacacacacacacacacacacacacacacacacacacacacacacacacacacacacacacacacacacacacacacacacacacacacacacacacacacacacacacacacacacacacacacacacacacacacacacacacacacacacacacacacacacacacacacacacacacacacacacacacacacacacacacacacacacacacacacacacacacacacacacacacacacacacacacacacacacacacacacacacacacacacacacacacacacacacacacacacacacacacacacacacacacacacacacacacacacacacacacacacacacacacacacacacacacacacacacacacacacacacacacacacacacacacacacacacacacacacacacacacacacacacacacacacacacacacacacacacacacacacacacacacacacacacacacacacacacacacacacacacacacacacacacacacacacacacacacacacacacacacacacacacacacacacacacacacacacacacacacacacacacacacacacacacacacacacacacacacacacacacacacacacacacacacacacacacacacacacacacacacacacacacacacacacacacacacacacacacacacacacacacacacacacacacacacacacacacacacacacacacacacacacacacacacacacacacacacacacacacacacacacacacacacacacacacacacacacacacacacacacacacacacacacacacacacacacacacacacacacacacacacacacacacacacacacacacacacacacacacacacacacacacacacacacacacacacacacacacacacacacacacacacacacacacacacacacacacacacacacacacacacacacacacacacacataattctTGTGTTCAATTGTTCTATTAACATTGAAAGCATTTATATCTCATCATTGAGGGTAAGTACCGAGTTcttgttttgcatgtttttttgcaTGCTATACTTTAAAGGTTTGGTATGTACATGATCTACAGAGTAAAAGATGTACATCTCCAAAATGCAGAAGTACAACAAAAGTACAAATATGTATTCATTTGGACTAGAATCATTCTGTAGCATTTTGTAGATTACTCATGTAATGTAGACCAATTAACATACCACACCCCTAATATTATAAAGAGTTTTGATATGTGTTCTATgggtttgcatgcatttacattactatttattaacacatttactAAGGGACAGTACTACAGGGTATTAGAATGACATTAAATTTTTCTGTGTTAGGGAGGCGTAAACCACCAGCAACACTCTCAAAACCAGACCGGCCTGATGAATATAGTGCTACTGCATCTCCACGGCCAGGTTGGTATATGGACGTATACACATGCCGATTCTACTATAAGGATATGCCTGTTGCTGATCAGTGTTATTGTTTTTCACCAATTCCCTTCACTCCAGTGAGGGTTCCTTTGCCAGTACCTCCAGAGTTGCTTGAATTTTCTACAAGCAAGACCACATCGCCTTTGAGACCAGTGCAGGAAACCGTCTTCTGTCAGTGTAAGGACTTAATGTTACATCattttacttaattaaatttttcacatatttaacatatttaacatGTCATCCTGCAGCCCTCCTCCCAGTGACCTCTGCACAGTATACAGCCTCTACTCCTCCCTCAGGACCCTCTGCAGCTGCTGGACAGTCTTTCTCGGGACTCCCTGCAGCCTCTACTGGGTACCCCTCAACTCAGTTGGAGGAAAAGCATGCTGTTCCACCACTGCCAAGCTATGAGCAGGATGTGAGCCGATGGCACTGCTCTCAACAGCAGAGAATCTGGATGAAAACAGAAATGGAAGCCTTGGGACTGTGGCCAGGTTCTAGAGACATCCAATGAACATGATCTCCTTGTGGCGTTACCCACCTCAGCCCGAACTTATTGATCCTGTCTATGAGCTGCCATCACCGAAATACTTTCAACTTCATCCATTCTTCATTTGGAAACCAGAGCACACGATTATGGAAAGAGTCCGCAACAACTACACTCTGCCATGTCTGTACGGCTGTCCAAATCCCCACGTTGTCTCATCAGGAGTTGGACGACCCCGTGTCATTATTGGTACAAGCAGCCAGTACTACATACTGGCCTCTCGGCTCAGCTGTAAAGTCTGTAAAAAGTACTGGTTTGCAGACAAACCCCAATGGATGGACATGCTGCCGAGTCGGTTCTGCAACATTTTGTCAGCTTTTCTGACGCACAAGAAAGCCATATGTAAGACTGTGATGGATGAGTTGCGGCGCACAGGAAAGTCTCCCAATGATATGGCCAATCAGTTGAACGAAGCTCTCCACCTCAGGTATGAGCGTGCACACCTGGCTTACCTGTCCACTGTTAAGAATGTGCTGGATGGAGACAGTGGACTTTATGGTCAACAGACCATCACAGGGGCACTAAGAGCATCAAATATTTCTGCCCCATTTGGTGATTATGGTGATGTGGTCGGCTGGTGCGGAGTAACAGTCTCACCCCACTACTTGGTTGACTGCCTCATTCAGGAGTACCATAGGCAGGAGAGCACACTCAATCTGCTCCTACAAGGCACATTCGGACAAGCCTTAAGGGCTGACCATACCCGAAAGGTGGCCCGGAAGGTTGTGCTTGCATCAGGTACTATGTCGTCCTACGCAGTGATGAATGAAAACTGGATGATCTTGTCCTGGGTGATGCTGCAGTCTGAAAGTGATAAATCCCTGGAGCCAATGTATGGGGGGCTGTCTCGTCGTTACATTTTTGCAGGAGTGCCAAAAGCCAAGTACCAGTGGGTTGACAGGTAAGAACCAGCCGTCACATTTTCCTTCCCacctatattatatttataaaataaacaaaatatagtaTAGCAAAGACATGTATcctatgtattttaaatattcttttcTTTGTGTGTTGAACAGAGATTGTTGTGCTGCCTTCAGGATCCCAAACCCTGAGGCCCAGGAGCACCTCCTCTGGGATTCTTGGAAGACCACTGAGGCTATAGTGGCTGCAGCAACCTCTGGGCATCTCATCAACACCTGTGCCTCCCGCAAAGAATATAACAGCGACATCAACATCAAGCTGGACTTGTTCCACTGCATGCGGCGGTTCTCCAGAGAGTGTGTGTCAGAGCACCATCCACTGCACAGTGCTTTCTGCAAGTTTCTGTCAGCAGCTTTTAGTGTTGTGGACCAGACGGACCTACAGAGACTGAAGCAGGCTTATGTTTTCTGTGGGATAGTGCCTGCAAATCCAACAAAGCAGCACACCAGGGAGCACTGCCGCACCAGGGTCCCACACCCCAAAGAGCTGCTGGAGAGAGTGGAGAGCGTTCTCCAAAGATTCTTTTTAGAATGCGATCCTGATGGTGTGCCACTGTTCAAACCATCGATGTTGAAGGTGTGGAGGATTCAGCGAGTCCACATCCTCAGAGCCTGCCTGAGTGACCCAGAGGTTACAGAGGGGATCCTCTATAGGCATGGTGGAACGGTCCAGCTGAACCATGTGAAGGGGGAGGCAGCAGCTGTACCCGTGTGGATCCCTGTGAGAGGCACCTCTCAGCAGGAGGGGTTCCATTTCCATCAGGCGAGATGGGTCACAGGCACTCAGGTATCCACAGAACTTTTCCAGGCGCAGGGCATGATTGGAGTGGCCCGCTGGAATTTCCAGCGCCTTGTGGACCTGAAGCAGCCTGGAGTGAAGCTGCCTGCAGTTTTTGATCCTGTGCTGATCATGGAACTGAACAAGCTCTCAGACGTAGTGACAGGCCAGGCCAAGTACCCTGCCTTACTTGTCTCGCAGACAGACACCAGTGAAAGGTTTGGACTGCAGTATGTGGAGCCTGGTTGTCGTCCTGTCCCCCTGAACTGGGACAAGCACAAGTCCCAGAAGCTACCTATTGCTGGGGAGGGAGAGCATCAGTCCTCAGAGCTGTCTGCTCTCAGTGAGAGATTCCCACCTGATGACCCACCTGAGGAGGTGAGGGAGGAACACTTTGCTCAGGTAAACTTGACTGTTGTACTTAGAAATATCCTCACTCactaaaacacaaaatgtacactaccagtcaaaagtttctggataaaatgtttttaaaagaagtcttttctgctcaccaaggcttcacttatttgatccaaaatacagcaaaaacagtaatattgtcaaatatttttacaatttaaaataactgttttctatttgaaaacattttaaaatgcattaatgcaattaatttctttgttggcaaagcttaattttcagcatgattactccagtcttcagtgtcacatgatccttcagaaatcattataatatgctgatttgctgctcaagaatcatttattattattatcaatgttgaaaaagttGTGTACAATTTTTgtttcagaaataaattgcattttaaatatttcaaaatattactgttttgctgtattttggatcaaataaatgaagccttggtgagcagaagagaattctttaaaagcattaaaaatattaccctccaaaaacttttgaccggtagtGTAATTATGTAATCACTGATTTTAACACAAATGAATTACTCTATGCTCCAGGATGACATCTTTGGTGTGGCTTCTCTTGGCTCCCAAACAATGATCCAGCCTGCACAGCCCACCAAAGTAAAAGGTAATTCAGTTCACATCTTCATCCCTTAATTATTCcttatttatatgaatactACAGATATTTCAGAGATAAAagtgaaaatgatttattattttctgtccTTTTTCCTCTCCTTTAGATGAGATGACACCACCACTGCCCTTTGCTCCCTCTCCACGAGCTGCTCGCACAGGTCCCATCAAGGCAGGCGGTCTACTTTTTGTCCTGGACCATTTTCGGTGGACACAGCCCATGAGGGATTCCATTGATGGCCTTCTGGCAAAGTACCATGGGCAGAAAGACCTTCTCACCCAGGTGGATGCGGAGTATGCTGCCCTTGTGCAGGCTGCCTCCAGGGATCCCAATAGCCTCTTACACCCCACCACGAAACTGCATATCTCACGTTATGTGAAACACCTGGCCAAGATGACAAACACAAGTTCATCCCTTAACACCAGTTCAGAGAAACTCCTGGAGACCCAGCAGCTGTGGCATCACCTCACAGAAGGTAGTGAAACTGTAAGTGTACCAGTGGTAACCCTCCCACCTGCCCCAGTGAACCCACCCAGTAATAAGCCCCAGGAGTTCCCGCTAACTAAGGGTGAGATTGAACAAATGGTGAAAGAGATTGTggagaagcagcagcagcagcagcagcagcagcagcagcagcagcagcagcagcagcagcagcagcagcagcagcagcagcagcagcagcagcagcagcagcagcagcagcagcagcagcagcagcagcagcagcagcagcagcagcagcagcagcagcagcagcagcagcagcagcagcagcagcagcagcagcagcagcagcagcagcagcagcagcagcagcagcagcagcagcagcagcagcagcagcagcagcagcagcagcagcagcagcagcagcagcagcagcagcagcagcagcagcagcagcagcagcagcagcagcagcagcagcagcagcagcagcagcagcagcagcagcagcagcagcagcagcagcagcagcagcagcagcagcagcagcagcagcagcagcagcagcagcagcagcagcagcagcagcagcagcagcagcagcagcagcagcagcagcagcagcagcagcagcagcagcagcagcagcagcagcagcagcagcagcagcagcagcagcagcagcagcagcagcagcagcagcagcagcagcagcagcagcagcagcagcagcagcagcagcagcagcagcagcagcagcagcagcagcagcagcagcagcagcagcagcagcagcagcagcagcagcagcagcagcagcagcagcagcagcagcagcagcagcagcagcagcagcagcagcagcagcagcagcagcagcagcagcagcagcagcagcagcagcagcagcagcagcagcagcagcagcagcagcagcagcagcagcagcagcagcagcagcagcagcagcagcagcagcagcagcagcagcagcagcagcagcagcagcagcagcagcagcagcagcagcagcagcagcagcagcagcagcagcagcagcagcagcagcagcagcagcagcagcagcagcagcagcagcagcagcagcagcagcagcagcagcagcagcagcagcagcagcagcagcagcagcagcagcagcagcagcagcagcagcagcagcagcagcagcagcagcagcagcagcagcagcagcagcagcagcagcagcagcagcagcagcagcagcagcagcagcagcagcagcagcagcagcagcagcagcagcagcagcagcagcagcagcagcagcagcagcagcagcagcagcagcagcagcagcagcagcagcagcagcagcagcagcagcagcagcagcagcagcagcagcagcagcagcagcagcagcagcagcagcagcagcagcagcagcagcagcagcagcagcagcagcagcagcagcagcagcagcagcagcagcagcagcagcagcagcagcagcagcagcagcagcagcagcagcagcagcagcagcagcagcagcagcagcagcagcagcagcagcagcagcagcagcagcagcagcagcagcagcagcagcagcagcagcagcagcagcagcagcagcagcagcagcagcagcagcagcagcagcagcagcagcagcagcagcagcagcagcagcagcagcagcagcagcagcagcagcagcagcagcagcagcagcagcagcagcagcagcagcagcagcagcagcagcagcagcagcagcagcagcagcagcagcagcagcagcagcagcagcagcagcagcagcagcagcagcagcagcagcagcagcagcagcagcagcagcagcagcagcagcagcagcagcagcagcagcagcagcagcagcagcagcagcagcagcagcagcagcagcagcagcagcagcagcagcagcagcagcagcagcagcagcagcagcagcagcagcagcagcagcagcagcagcagcagcagcagcagcagcagcagcagcagcagcagcagcagcaatataACTCTGTATCTTGTTTGTTATGCATGTCTGTTACATGCTGAAACCACTGTGGTATGTTCTTGCCTTATttgtctttctgttttttttttactttggaaTGCTATGTTGACTCCATGCAGgattgttaaatgtaaaaaagtctGCTTAACTTTTACTGTGTTATATAtgcatcatttttatatttatcagtggaatgttttttttaccattctttcaaaacattttcaaaactctgaTTATTTAGATGATGGAAagcatatattatttattaagcaTGTTGTTCTATTGttcttacattttattagtttattactTTTGGCACAATCATATTCATAACTGTACTATATACATGCACATGGACACTATCATCTGTTTAACTGAAAAAAGTACTGTGTAGCCTCTTTCTAAAAAAGcatgttctttctttcttgcttttttccTGTTCTCCACAACTTTagattttattactattattattaatattgtttttgtttaatatatatatatatatatatatatatatatatatatatatatatatatatatatatatatatatatatatatatatatatatatatatatatatatatatatatatatatatatatatatatatatatatatatatatatatatatatatatatatatatatatatatatatatatatatatatatatatatatatatatatatatatatatatatatatatatatatatatatatatatatatatatatatatatatatatatatatatatatatatatatatatatatatatat carries:
- the LOC131527118 gene encoding uncharacterized protein LOC131527118; protein product: MKVKVIFPGKIKVCFRKGPTGYLRQDPSDEAKRIKDNPNLQDKSSPQSEDKVKENAHSVVFMRGGDVSDRQEVLGEYVLQFGKYKGKSFRWLLENDVGYTIFLTKKVEEEERAGQFKPEGPKKDSLLSFLEYSRSFQEIEDLIKYLAGRSVAPPVRNEEDNLVGFGINADKTWRDIWESRADGYAAFILKKQCVPGSKMYRLQQYLTQKKSQLQSVSAELASAGLAASASHPPEMEDDEELERMMLSISPSKLQGQLRRRKPPATLSKPDRPDEYSATASPRPVRVPLPVPPELLEFSTSKTTSPLRPVQETVFCQCKDLIPPPSDLCTVYSLYSSLRTLCSCWTVFLGTPCSLYWVPLNSVGGKACCSTTAKL
- the LOC131527121 gene encoding uncharacterized protein LOC131527121 — translated: MNMISLWRYPPQPELIDPVYELPSPKYFQLHPFFIWKPEHTIMERVRNNYTLPCLYGCPNPHVVSSGVGRPRVIIGTSSQYYILASRLSCKVCKKYWFADKPQWMDMLPSRFCNILSAFLTHKKAICKTVMDELRRTGKSPNDMANQLNEALHLRYERAHLAYLSTVKNVLDGDSGLYGQQTITGALRASNISAPFGDYGDVVGWCGVTVSPHYLVDCLIQEYHRQESTLNLLLQGTFGQALRADHTRKVARKVVLASGTMSSYAVMNENWMILSWVMLQSESDKSLEPMYGGLSRRYIFAGVPKAKYQWVDRDCCAAFRIPNPEAQEHLLWDSWKTTEAIVAAATSGHLINTCASRKEYNSDINIKLDLFHCMRRFSRECVSEHHPLHSAFCKFLSAAFSVVDQTDLQRLKQAYVFCGIVPANPTKQHTREHCRTRVPHPKELLERVESVLQRFFLECDPDGVPLFKPSMLKVWRIQRVHILRACLSDPEVTEGILYRHGGTVQLNHVKGEAAAVPVWIPVRGTSQQEGFHFHQARWVTGTQVSTELFQAQGMIGVARWNFQRLVDLKQPGVKLPAVFDPVLIMELNKLSDVVTGQAKYPALLVSQTDTSERFGLQYVEPGCRPVPLNWDKHKSQKLPIAGEGEHQSSELSALSERFPPDDPPEEVREEHFAQDDIFGVASLGSQTMIQPAQPTKVKDEMTPPLPFAPSPRAARTGPIKAGGLLFVLDHFRWTQPMRDSIDGLLAKYHGQKDLLTQVDAEYAALVQAASRDPNSLLHPTTKLHISRYVKHLAKMTNTSSSLNTSSEKLLETQQLWHHLTEGSETVSVPVVTLPPAPVNPPSNKPQEFPLTKGEIEQMKILAQPKNEFSKNARSSASASARAKGNALAGNRTRVNCLEGSYARHYTTNACGGRRLERSARMLEAHESLKGLEELKRSLFGPGTKESMSRDWILHARESAVFPCWLNKHEGVTNRQRMQIETTTSCAPFRRVAAVSQIHSVLDLPV